The following are encoded together in the Ictalurus punctatus breed USDA103 chromosome 1, Coco_2.0, whole genome shotgun sequence genome:
- the trim109 gene encoding tripartite motif containing 109, with the protein MDSRLFKQIQCSVCLGEFTDPVSLLCDHTFCRQCINNHSQTSSRLRLCPECRRPYTMWDLRSNRVLRNMVDAVKDHLTEQQAIRDRNVAATGANGPRARLLMEPEKLVCPDHDEMLKLFCETDQKLVCLICRDGDKHQGHTFKPVDEAAEPKKEMLKEPLGFISKENKELEELIKRQNNEITKTEERSKQLSAQISAQFQEMQQFLREKEQEVKALLEKEERVVVEKMQKNRNDIEQKLNTGKEHEEVLKSVIETDQPAGFLQWWTEHGLGIVEGMRKADSWSKRNEIASHSPEYKSRVMGLSVTSESLFLGPYETHLKFFVWKKMLGSIKPVPDRNVISDCHDPYLRVSSDGRSVTRTDKKGIFYRQKDYRPLARTHKSFQSGQHYWEVDVGEKIDWSVGVDGGCISNLNKNIRLQLKHNQGYSIKENSTETDKDLAVKPRRIGLYLDCDRHQVFFYNAEDMTLLHTSTYLSFTPYSLSLSPGAYLQGRNTDPLTVCWN; encoded by the exons ATGGATTCCCGGCTCTTCAAGCAGATTCAGTGttctgtgtgtttgggggaaTTTACAGACCCGGTGAGTCTGCTTTGTGACCACACATTCTGCAGACAGTGTATCAATAATCACTCGCAAACCAGCAGCCGCTTACGGCTGTGTCCTGAATGCCGTCGACCATATACTATGTGGGACCTACGATCCAACCGGGTCCTCAGGAACATGGTGGATGCTGTGAAGGATCACCTCACCGAACAACAAGCCATAAGGGACAGGAATGTGGCTGCTACGGGAGCTAACGGGCCGAGAGCAAGATTGCTTATGGAGCCAGAAAAGCTAGTGTGCCCCGACCACGATGAGATGCTCAAACTGTTCTGTGAGACAGATCAAAAACTGGTGTGTCTAATATGTAGAGATGGTGATAAACACCAAGGGCACACGTTCAAACCAGTGGATGAAGCAGCAGAACCCAAAAAG GAGATGCTAAAAGAACCACTAGGTTTCATATCAAAGGAGAACAAAGAGCTGGAAGAGCTGATTAAAAGGCAGAACAATGAAATCACAAAAACTGAG gaGCGGTCCAAGCAGCTTTCAGCTCAAATCTCAGCTCAGTTCCAGGAGATGCAGCAGTTCctgagagagaaggagcagGAGGTGAAAGCACTGCTTGAGAAAGAAGAGAGGGTTGTGGTGGAGAAGATGCAGAAGAACAGAAATGACATAGAGCAGAAACTAAACACTGGAAAAGAGCATGAAGAAGTACTAAAGTCAGTCATTGAAACTGATCAGCCTGCTGGTTTTTTGCAG TGGTGGACCGAACATGGCCTGGGAATTGTTGAAGGGATGAGGAAAGCTGACAGTTGGTCTAAAAGGAATGAAATTGCTTCTCATTCACCAGA GTATAAGTCAAGGGTTATGGGCCTCAGTGTGACCTCTGAATCCCTATTTCTTGGCCCCTATGAAACACATTTAAAGTTCTTTGTGTGGAAGAAGATGCTTGGCTCCATTAAACCAG TTCCTGATCGTAATGTAATATCTGACTGCCATGACCCATatttgagggtttcctctgaCGGCCGCAGCGTGACTCGCACAGACAAGAAGGGAATTTTCTATCGCCAGAAAGACTACAGACCACTGGCCAGAACCCACAAGTCCTTTCAGTCTGGGCAGCATTACTGGGAGGTAGATGTGGGGGAAAAGATTGACTGGAGTGTGGGTGTCGATGGTGGTTGTATAAGCaacttaaataaaaacatcaggCTTCAGCTGAAACATAACCAAGGCTACTCTATTAAAGAGAATAGCACAGAGACTGATAAGGACCTGGCAGTGAAGCCACGGAGAATAGGGCTGTACTTGGACTGTGACAGGCATCAGGTTTTCTTCTATAATGCTGAAGATATGACTCTCCTCCATACATCGACTTATTTGTCTTTCACTCCTTATTCTCTGAGTCTGTCACCTGGGGCCTACCTACAGGGCAGGAACACTGACCCATTGACCGTGTGCTGGAACTGA